The genomic window CTTTGGCAGTATAATATCAAGTAAAATCATATCAGGATGTTCAACAAGCGCCAACATAAGCCCTTTCCCACCATCGCCGGCAAGTGTTACCTGAAACCCATCATCTTTAAACACCCCCGCAAGTTGAGATTGCAAGTTTGTGTCGTCCTCAATTATAAGAATCTTTTTTATATCCATGACTACAATACAAAAAAATAATAGAAAGATTACTTCATCTTTAGTGTTTCTTTTACCTTATCAACCACATCTGGCAATTCCCAGTCAGTTTTAACTAAATATGTTAATACTTCTCCACTCATTGCTTCGCTGATATTTTCGACATCTGCACTATTGGTAAGTACAATTATAGAAATATCTTTTGTCCTGTCATCGCTGCGCAATTTTTTTAGAACAGTGAGGCCTCCGATACCAGGCATTTCAAGGTCAAGAAGAATGAGATCGGGATTTCTCTCTTTTGCAATTTCAATCCCCTGAACACCGTCCTCTGCGTTGAATACTTCAAAATTCTCTTTCTTTAGAATATCAGTTAACAGAGTTCGCAAGCTCTTATCATCTTCAACGATAAGAATCTTCTTTGTTTCGGCTCCCCCTGTTGACTCTTGTTCGGATTGTGTATCCATCCCGTTAGTAATAGGACACGGACTGATTCAATCCTTGCCTAAATATTAAACTTCTGCCGATAATCAATTTTTTTAACATATTATGTTTCTGTGTCCGTGATTACTAACGGGATCCATAACGGCTCAATTGTATCATACGGCACTTTGTGGCGCCACAATCAATCCCAATTACTCATTATGTGGCATATGTTCATCCCTATGACGATGAAACAACATAC from Patescibacteria group bacterium includes these protein-coding regions:
- a CDS encoding response regulator, giving the protein MDTQSEQESTGGAETKKILIVEDDKSLRTLLTDILKKENFEVFNAEDGVQGIEIAKERNPDLILLDLEMPGIGGLTVLKKLRSDDRTKDISIIVLTNSADVENISEAMSGEVLTYLVKTDWELPDVVDKVKETLKMK